From the genome of Solanum lycopersicum chromosome 7, SLM_r2.1:
catgtttgttgtttaaatttgaaggatgtattgcgTGTTTAACTAGTTGTTGTATCGGGGGGATTGAAATTAACTAGTTGTATGTTTTTGTAGATGTCAAGTCAGTTCCTTCACTTCAAAATGGTCACCCGGGCACCCGACATTCTTCGAGTATGGTGGGGCAATCTTAAGGAGTGTCAAAAGAGAGAAATCTCGATTTACTTGGGTCACCTACCTTCGATAATGGATTTCAAGGTATGGCCCACGTTTATCGAGGTCATCACCCGATTTTGGGACGATAAGAAGATGGTCTTTCGATTTGGAGATGTCGAAATAACACCCACATTAGAAGAGATCAAAGATTGCCTTGACTCGATTGGGACGAGTGGCAAAAGGAAAAAGCGTCCCGATCATCACATTCTCTTACCAGATAGGCCAACCAAGAACGAATTGAGGGATATGCTATTCCTAGTGAATGCAGATTGGTTAGAGACCAACAACATTCCGCTGATGAGGTTTTTCGAGAGGTGGGGGCACGACAATTATTTTAGATTGTTCCCGGACGAATTTCATGATCACAGTACTTGGAGGCAAACCCAAGCTATCGCTTTCTCCGCATGCCTCTTGGGAACTATGGTGTTCCCTAAAGACGAAGGAAAAGAGATCGACACCAGAGTAGTGATGGTAGTGAATGCCATGTTCAGAGGAGTCGGTAGAAAAtctgaagaaaagaaatattgctGTTTGGCCCCAGTCATCTTGTCCGACATTTACCGATCTTTGAGCCTGTGCAAGAATGGTTTCCCGTTTTTCCAAGGTTGCAACATCTTGCTTCAATGGTGGTTGACAGAACATCTATGCAAAAGAGACAACCCCCAGCCACAGGGTTTGGCCGAACCGAGTCAAACAAGTCCTCTTGATAATTACGAGTTCTATTTGAGTATTCGTAAATTTCCAATTCACACCACCAGGGATGCGTGGGCAAAGGTGTTTTACAATTTGAAAGAAGGAGACATACAATGGGTATTACCGAGCTTCAGGTCTCAAATGATAGCAGCACAAGGGGCCAAATTGCCATTTTTAGTCCTTCCCGGCATCAGAGGATTGCGTCCTTACAACCCGACACGAGTAATGCGGCAATTTGGGAAAGTCCAAATCATACCCGCCCAAGGAGATGCCAGCTCTTTCATTGTTGATTACAACGGGAAGGACAAAATACCCTTCGCTAAAATTATCCTCCAGGAATGGGCCGGACGTGTCAACATGAAGTGGGAGGTCAACGAAGATAGGTATGGAGCTGGGTATGTCGACGAATATAAGACATGGTTGCATAACAATTTGCATGGTGTAGTGGGTCCGACACCACGCACGAGTCGGAAAATCGAAGACGTGGAGACAAGGCTTCAGATTCACGCGtaccattttcagcaagagTAGGATCGGAGGGAGCAGGAATTCTATAAGAAAGAACAGGAATTTCAACAAAGGGAGCAAGCGTACCAACTCCGGGAGTTAGAAAATCAGAGAGTTTTAGCCGTAATGTCACAAGAATTAGCTGACACAAGGACTTGTCTAATGCGTTTGGACACTATTTTGGACGAGCAGATGAACACCTTACAAGCCGTACCAACATCTTCCAAAGCTGTGTTCGCTGAGCCATACGTGTTCACCAGCAAGTGCATTATCCGAGAAGAAGTGGAGAAGGCCAGAAGAGTAGCTGGATCATCAACCTTTTAACTCCCCTGCGTGggattgattttatatatgtatttgcattaCATCCCCTTCCCAAGATATATCCCGTTTAATTTTGATCGTGTAATGAACGCTATGACATCTAGTGAAATTTGTTTCGGGGGtacaattacttatttaaatggcgcaatacatccttcagatcgctaggcctacccttggcacaaaagggtcacatgcatgtttaggacacgatatatttgtttaaatgtttatgtgttatgttgctttgattgaggatatcgtaaacccactcccagccaaaattcaaaagagtatacagaaGCCAACATTAcaaatgtccgaccaaaattcccgagtctcaagtttctcacacAAAATCCATACCATAAATTCTAAATACCGCTCTATCATCTCAGGAAAGTCGAATCACCGCTATGGACAAAAGCAAGAACGTCCAGACGGAGCTCACTGAGGAGGAATTGCGAAGAAAGATCGAGCGAGTCACTCAAGAGATTCAGAGGGTTAAGGAGGAAGGACTCAAGGTAGACGTGACCACGGCGATCTACAAAGCTGCGGTCACAACCTTGGATGAAGATCTGGCATCACagataaagagaaagaaggaggtTGAGATGGAAACCGAAAGCCTAAGGAAAAGGTTGAACTTGCTTCGTTTGGAGATACACGAAGGAAAGGCGAGAGAGGCGAAGATAGATATCGAGACTGCCGTAGCGTTGGCCAGAAATGCGGCGCTCGACGAGGAATTGGCGACCCATAGCGACCCAAAGGGCGGAAAATACCTCGCCCGTGATCAGGAAGCAGATAACAGTAGCCCCAGCCGTGAAGTGATTGAGGAGGATGATGAAGAATAAATagtctacaagcctccatttccgactgtctgaaaggaaaggaatgacGCAGCCACAAGACAAGAAATCTCCGAATGTGATCTGCTAGAAATCTTAATGTTGTTTTTCAATTCCCTTGTAATCACAACGAAAGAATGAATGGAAAATTTTCATCCTAAAatccgaactacgttgggcctgaattctccccgtgagatacgtaggcagccttctcggcccggcccctatcacagaaaattttcattctcctccatgtttcggagatacgaagataagatcaacggacgtcgcaaagcagctgcaagaagaccatagctcaacgtgattcagATTTCCCAAGATAGCgccaaacaaacaaattcctgtTTGTTCGAAATATATATCCGTCCTTATTCGTGggttaagatatcctcaaacaaaatgacttgtgtgtttatctgttttatgtgcgatattatgcattttgtactctggatatgcactaacaaatttgcctttgagttgtttttacaTCTCAGGTACCTTTTACTGATCTGTGTCAataaagctggcagatcatcctTACTTCACCAGATCGAAAGGTCCTACAGATTCCTTCCCTCGATCAAATTCAGACAAAGGAAAAACAGTTATGGGAGACAACAATGACGAAGGGCGTCTTACTGACGTTGTGGTGGCTCAGCCCACTGTAGTGGAACAGAACGAATTGATCATACAGCTGATGCAACAGATTGCTGAAATGAAAGTTGAAATGCAACGGAGACAGGATGCGCCTCCACCTGGATTTGGTACTAATACTGCTGATGCAAGACCTCCGGTCTACTTCCCTTCATCAAACATAGATCCAACTCAGAACCAGCCTTCTACACCTGTGCATAATCCGTCTGTGATTGACCTCACAACCCAAAACCCTCCATACGCTTCTGCATCTTACCAAACTCCTTCACCTCTTCCAAATAACCACCCTCAAATACCACCCCATCCTCAGAATACTCAAACTGCCCCACCgccacaaaatcaaaaccaaactcAAACTGCCTTCAATACCCAAGCATTTCATCCGCATTTGAGTCAGAACACCAATCCTCAGGCCTACCCACAAAACTACCAGACCGCCCAAAACGCTCCAAGTCCCTCTATAGCTCCACCCCTACCAAAAAGAGCCACCTTCCAAGTTCCCGTTCCTGCCGAGCACGAGGTGCACGGTTCTGAGTTGGATCACTATGAAGAACAGGAAAGAGAATGGAAGGCGAAAGAAGAAGTGAAGATCGATATAAAGGAAGAAATCAAAAGGGCTATGAAAGAGCTGCAGTGCATCCCAGACGCCGTCGGACTTAGCTACGCAGAATTGTGCATCCATCCAGATTTGAACCTTCCCGAAGGTTTTAAAATTCCGAAGTTTGACACCTTCGGAGGAGTGGGCAATCCTATGGCGCATTTGAGAGCGTATTGTGACCagctcgtgggagttggcaggGATGAGGCCTTGTTGATGCGGCTTTTCAGCCGAAGTCTGTGTGGAGAGGCCCTCGAGTGGTTTACTTCACATGAAACCAGGCAGTGGCCCAGTTGGAATGCATTGGCTAAGGACTTCATTGACCGATTCGCCTACAATGTTGAAATAGTGCCCGATCGGTATTCTCTAGAGAAGATAAAGCAGAAACCAACTGAAAGCTATAGGGAATTTGCCTATAGGTGGAGGAAAGAAGCGGCGAGGGTAAGGCCACCCATGACCGAGAAAGAGATTGTGGAAGTGTTCGTGCGGGTACAGGAGCCTGAGTACTATGATCGAATCATGTTGCTGGTCGGAGCTAAATTCGCTGAGATAGTCAAagttggtgagactatcgaagatggtCTAAAATCGGGGAAGATAGCCCGTGTATCTGCGTCGCCTGGGTCTTCAGGATTGATAAGAAAGAGAAGAGAGGAAGTTGCCGCTGTCTCGTATGGGGGAAGAAAAACCCCTAGAAACCCGTCACATTCCCAAGATCGTTTCAGGCCTTCCCCAAAGTCCCACCGATCCAACTACCCACAACCCGATCATCCTAATAGCCACAATACTGTCCCCACCTATCAGAATGCTCAAATTTCGTCGTACCAAGGTACACCCTCTAATCTCCAAAATTTTTCTCCCATATTCCCAAATTACCCTCAACCATACCAGATCCCATCCCCTTATCAGAACATTGCTCCCAACTGTGCCAACGTACAGTCGAGCTACCGACCACCTCCGCCCACTTATCAAGTCCGAGCTCCATTATACCAGGACCCCCTCCCGAATTACCAAGCTCCAATGCCAAATTTCCAGGCAAACCCTTATCCCCGGAGCCAAGCTCCTCGTACAAATACCCAAAATTATCAGCGGGTGCCTCCCCCTCGGCAAAGTGGTTATGATACTTCCCGTCCGAGATTTGAAAAAAGGCCTTCAAGGAACTTTACCACACTTGCTGAAAGCCGGACCAAACTATTTGAGAGGCTAGCCGCAGAtggatacatccaccctgtgggGCCCAAATCCGGGGATGTTAACTCGAAGTTCTACAGGCCAGATCAAAggtgtgcttatcattccaacagtgttggacatgacACGGAAGATTgcatcaacctcaagcacaaaATCCAAGACCTGATCGATCAGGAGGTAGTTTCTCTGCAACCGGCGGTGCCAAACATCAACACAAATCCGTTGCCGAATCATGGAGGTGACAACCTTAATATGATTGAAACGGATGAAGACGGGTGTGGAACAAAGATGATTACCCCTATTATGCATGAGGACTTGGAAAGGGCTGTCGCTTCTTTAAGCGTCAAAGAAAGGAGGAAGTTTGTTATTCTGACACCTGTAAAggctgttgccttggtgcctTCGAAAACCCTCGTTAAGCCCAAATTTGTCATTGAAACTGCCGTGGCCCAAGGCATGACCAGGTCCGGAAGGTGCTACACTCCTgatgagcttgctctcggaggacaGAAGAAGGACCATGCTAAGAGGCCGATAAGCGAGGGGGAAGCAGAGGAATTCTGGAGAAGGATGCAACCGAAGGACTATTCCATCgtcaaacatttagagaagaCTCCGGCTCAGATCTCCGTGTGGGCCCTGCTGATGAGCTCTCAGTCCCACAGGCAGGCCTTAATGAAAGCTCTTGATGATACATACGTACCCTCAGGTACAAGTAGTGATAACGTGGCCGCTATGATTCATCAAGTCATTCGGGGGCACCGGATCAGCTTTTGTGACGATGAGTTGCCAGTCGAAGGAAGATCCCACAACAAAGCGCTACACATTACCGTGATATGTCGTGGAAAGGTTGTCAACTGTGTTTTGGTAGATGATGGGTCCGGTTTGAATATTTGCCCATTGACGACGTTGAGGCAACTAAATTTTGACCTTGGGAAACTGGAGCAGAATCAGGTCAATGTAAGGGCATTTGATGGTGTGCAAAGAGACACCTTAGGGGCTGTGactttgacccttcaaatgggcccCGCAGAGTTCAGTGCGCAATTCCAAGTATTGGACATAGACACTAGCTAcaaccttcttttgggaaggccgTTTATCCACATGGCTGGAGCCGTCCCCTCTACTCTCCATCAGATGATGAAGCTTGTgtggaaaaatgaagagttagtGATTCACGGCGAGGGAAGTCGCTCGAGCAAGCAGGTGTCGGTCATTGATGAGATGCCGCAAGGCGCAGACTTTTACACAGTGGAGCTGGTGAATGCCACCAACGAAGATTTGGCCCTCGACTCCATGCCAGCCGTGTACAAAATGATAGCCACGGTGATGCTGCAAAATGGGTTCGAGCCAGGTTTCGGATTGGGAAGAGATTCCCAAGGAATTATTGAGCCTGTTCCGGTCCTTGCTCAGGGATCaaagtatggtttggggtacatccccacagatgatgatatgaagatgaagaggagaAGGGATCAAGAGTTGACTAAGCCGATCCCGCATCTCTATCACTCCTTTCCAATTCGGGAGCATGCCGAGCCTGAAGACgacggggaaggaatctgtgacctGTTCAAGGAGATCAATGCCGTCATAGAG
Proteins encoded in this window:
- the LOC138337546 gene encoding uncharacterized protein, with the translated sequence MGDNNDEGRLTDVVVAQPTVVEQNELIIQLMQQIAEMKVEMQRRQDAPPPGFGTNTADARPPVYFPSSNIDPTQNQPSTPVHNPSVIDLTTQNPPYASASYQTPSPLPNNHPQIPPHPQNTQTAPPPQNQNQTQTAFNTQAFHPHLSQNTNPQAYPQNYQTAQNAPSPSIAPPLPKRATFQVPVPAEHEVHGSELDHYEEQEREWKAKEEVKIDIKEEIKRAMKELQCIPDAVGLSYAELCIHPDLNLPEGFKIPKFDTFGGVGNPMAHLRAYCDQLVGVGRDEALLMRLFSRSLCGEALEWFTSHETRQWPSWNALAKDFIDRFAYNVEIVPDRYSLEKIKQKPTESYREFAYRWRKEAARVRPPMTEKEIVEVFVRVQEPEYYDRIMLLVGAKFAEIVKVGETIEDGLKSGKIARVSASPGSSGLIRKRREEVAAVSYGGRKTPRNPSHSQDRFRPSPKSHRSNYPQPDHPNSHNTVPTYQNAQISSYQGTPSNLQNFSPIFPNYPQPYQIPSPYQNIAPNCANVQSSYRPPPPTYQVRAPLYQDPLPNYQAPMPNFQANPYPRSQAPRTNTQNYQRVPPPRQSGYDTSRPRFEKRPSRNFTTLAESRTKLFERLAADGYIHPVGPKSGDVNSKFYRPDQRCAYHSNSVGHDTEDCINLKHKIQDLIDQEVVSLQPAVPNINTNPLPNHGGDNLNMIETDEDGCGTKMITPIMHEDLERAVASLSVKERRKFVILTPVKAVALVPSKTLVKPKFVIETAVAQGMTRSGRCYTPDELALGGQKKDHAKRPISEGEAEEFWRRMQPKDYSIVKHLEKTPAQISVWALLMSSQSHRQALMKALDDTYVPSGTSSDNVAAMIHQVIRGHRISFCDDELPVEGRSHNKALHITVICRGKVVNCVLVDDGSGLNICPLTTLRQLNFDLGKLEQNQVNVRAFDGVQRDTLGAVTLTLQMGPAEFSAQFQVLDIDTSYNLLLGRPFIHMAGAVPSTLHQMMKLVWKNEELVIHGEGSRSSKQVSVIDEMPQGADFYTVELVNATNEDLALDSMPAVYKMIATVMLQNGFEPGFGLGRDSQGIIEPVPVLAQGSKYGLGYIPTDDDMKMKRRRDQELTKPIPHLYHSFPIREHAEPEDDGEGICDLFKEINAVIEEEAEPASFRDAEPGEMLKNWTSTPILMSRTFG